The Cheilinus undulatus linkage group 2, ASM1832078v1, whole genome shotgun sequence genome has a window encoding:
- the vps26b gene encoding vacuolar protein sorting-associated protein 26B, giving the protein MSFFSFGQSADIDVVLNDAETRKKAEHKTEDGKKDKYFLFYDGETVSGKVNVTLKNPGKRLEHQGIKIEFVGQIELYYDRGNHHEFVSLVKDLARPGEMTQSQTFDFEFTHVEKPYESYTGQNVKLRYFLRATVIRRLNDISKEMDIVVHTLSTYPELNSSIKMEVGIEDCLHIEFEYNKSKYHLKDVIVGKIYFLLVRIKIKHMEIDIIKRETTGTGPSVYHENDTIAKYEIMDGAPVRGESIPIRLFLAGYDLTPTMRDINKKFSVRYYLNLVLIDEEERRYFKQQEITLWRKGDVVRKSMSHQAAIASQRFEGSAASESALEQAAKEESG; this is encoded by the exons ATGAGTTTCTTTAGTTTTGGACAGAGTGCAGACATCGATGTGGTCCTAAATGACGCTGAGACGAGGAAGAAAGCTGAACACAAGACTGAGGATGGAAAGAAAgacaaatattttcttttctatgaTGGAGAAACAGTCAGTGGAAAGGTGAATGTCACACTGAAGAACCCTGGGAAGAGGCTGGAGCACCAGGGCATCAAAATTGAATTTGTGGGCCAAATAG AGTTGTATTACGACAGAGGAAACCATCATGAGTTTGTGTCCCTGGTGAAAGATCTTGCAAGACCGGGTGAGATGACTCAGTCGCAGACCTTCGACTTTGAGTTCACTCATGTTGAAAAACCCTACGAGTCATACACGGGCCAGAATGTGAAGCTAAG ATATTTTCTTCGTGCCACAGTGATCAGACGACTGAATGACATCAGTAAAGAGATGGACATCGTGGTCCACACACTGAGCACTTACCCTGAGCTCAACTCCTCCATTAAAATGGAAGTAGGGATCGAGGATTGTCTACACATTGAGTTTGAGTACAACAAATCCAA GTACCACCTGAAAGATGTGATTGTAGGAAAAATCTACTTCCTGCTGGTGAGGATTAAGATCAAGCACATGGAAATTGACATTATCAAACGTGAGACGACCGGCACCGGCCCAAGCGTGTACCATGAAAACGACACCATCGCAAAGTACGAGATCATGGACGGAGCTCCCGTCAGAG GGGAGTCTATTCCCATCCGGTTATTCCTGGCTGGTTATGATCTGACTCCCACCATGAGAGACATCAATAAGAAGTTCTCTGTGCGCTACTACCTGAACCTGGTGCTGATCGATGAAGAGGAGAGACGCTACTTCAAACAGCAG GAAATCACACTGTGGAGGAAAGGAGACGTGGTGAGGAAGAGCATGTCTCATCAGGCCGCAATCGCCTCTCAGAGGTTCGAGGGTTCAGCTGCTTCAGAGAGTGCGCTGGAGCAGGCGGCGAAGGAGGAGAGcggatag
- the thyn1 gene encoding thymocyte nuclear protein 1, which translates to MPPKKRTRVKGKTEKPGKDEECAEETVRAKKKVTKDSSKASPEYSHWLMKSEPESRFENGIDVKFGIEDLKALPDQTGCWDGVRNYQARNFMRQMKAGQLSFFYHSNCKEPGIAGVMKIVKEAYVDHTQFDKKDVHYDASSKPDNPKWSMVDVQYQRMMKRFISLSELKKYHQQHCAKGGPLKDMALFTRARLSVQPLTAEEFDFILGLEDEEPL; encoded by the exons ATGCCACCAAAGAAAAGGACCAGAGTGAaggggaaaacagaaaaaccag GAAAAGATGAAGAGTGTGCAGAAGAAACAGTTAGAGCTAAAAAGAAAGTAACCAAAGACAGCTCAAAAGCCTCTCCTGAGTACTCTCACTGGCTGATGAAGTCTGAGCCTGAGAGCCGCTTTGAGAATGGCATTGATGTGAAG TTTGGGATTGAGGATCTGAAGGCTCTGCCTGATCAGACAGGCTGCTGGGACGGCGTCCGCAATTATCAG GCACGCAATTTCATGAGGCAGATGAAAGCAGGGCAGTTGTCTTTCTTTTATCACAGCAACTGCAAGGAACCAGGGATAGCTGGAGTCATGAAA ATTGTAAAGGAAGCTTATGTGGACCACACTCAGTTTGATAAGAAAGACGTGCATTACGATGCGTCCAGTAAACCTGACAACCCTAAGTGGAGCATG gTAGACGTCCAGTATCAGAGGATGATGAAGCGTTTTATTTCCCTGTCTGAGCTGAAAAAGTATCACCAGCAACATTGTGCCAAAGGAGGGCCTCTGAAGGACATGGCACTTTTTACGAGGGCCAGGCTCTCTGTGCAGCCACTGACAGCTG AGGAGTTTGACTTTATCCTGGGTTTGGAGGATGAGGAACCTTTGTGA
- the acad8 gene encoding isobutyryl-CoA dehydrogenase, mitochondrial: MATVGPLGRIAKLGSSICRNHRLLFNRSPQRRGIASCIDPAHGLTDEQKEFQKVAFDFAANEMTPHMAEWDQKEVFPVETMRKAAELGFGGIYVQPDVGGSGLSRLDTSIIFEALSTGCVSTTAYISIHNMCAWMIDTFGNAEQREKFCPILCSMEKFASYCLTEPGSGSDAASLLTSAKREGDHYILNGSKAFISGGGDTDVYVVMCRTGGKGPKGISCLVVEKGTPGLSFGKKEKKVGWNSQPTRAVIFEDCAVPVTNRLGEEGQGFSIAMKGLNGGRINIASCSLGAAHASVLLARDHLLVRKQFGETLSNNQFLQFKLAEMATKLVASRLLVREAATALQENRPDAVSLCSMAKLFVTDECFNICNQALQMHGGYGYLKDYAVQQFVRDIRVHQILEGTNEVMRMIISRSLLSES; encoded by the exons ATGGCGACTGTCGGACCTCTTGGTAGAATTGCAAAACTCGGCTCCAGTATCTGTAGGAACCATCGTTTACTATTTAACAGGAGTCCACAGAGACGAGGGATAGCTTCGTGTATCGACC CTGCTCATGGACTCACAGATGAACAGAAGGAGTTTCAAAAGGTTGCCTTTGACTTTGCAGCCAATGAAATGACTCCACACATGGCAGAGTGGGACCAGAAG GAAGTATTTCCTGTTGAGACGATGCGAAAAGCAGCCGAGCTGGGGTTTGGTGGCATCTATGTTCAACCTGATGTTGGCGGATCGGGTCTCTCTCGACTCGACACATCAATCATTTTTGAGGCCTTGTCCACGGGATGTGTCAGCACCACAGCTTATATCAGTATCCACAA CATGTGTGCCTGGATGATTGACACTTTTGGGAATGCCGAGCAGAGGGAGAAGTTCTGTCCTATTCTCTGTTCAATGGAAAAGTTTGCCTCCTATTGTCTCACTGAACCAG GCAGTGGCAGTGACGCTGCCTCTCTTCTGACATCTGCAAAGCGGGAAGGAGACCATTACATCTTGAATGGCTCTAAG GCTTTCATCAGTGGAGGAGGAGACACAGATGTTTATGTTGTGATGTGTAGAACAGGAGGGAAAGGACCAAAAGGCATCTCGTGTTTGGTTGTAGAAAAGGGGACTCCGGGCCTCAGTTTtggcaaaaaggaaaagaag GTAGGCTGGAACTCTCAGCCAACCAGAGCGGTGATATTCGAGGATTGTGCTGTTCCAGTGACTAACCGGCTTGGTGAAGAAGGACAAGGATTCAGCATCGCCATGAAAGGCTTGAATGGAGGCAGGATTAATATTG CATCCTGTTCTCTTGGAGCAGCCCACGCCTCTGTACTGTTAGCAAGGGATCATCTGTTGGTACGCAAACAGTTTGGAGAGACGCTCTCTAACAACCAG TTTCTTCAGTTTAAACTGGCAGAGATGGCCACCAAGTTGGTTGCGTCTCGTCTTCTGGTGCGTGAAGCCGCCACAGCCCTGCAGGAGAACCGGCCTGATGCCGTCTCCCTCTGCTCTATGGCCAAGCTGTTTGTTACAGACGAGTGTTTCAAT ATCTGCAACCAGGCTCTTCAGATGCACGGTGGATATGGTTACCTCAAAGATTATGCTGTGCAGCAGTTTGTGCGAGATATCAGAGTTCATCAGATCCTTGAGG GCACAAATGAGGTGATGAGGATGATCATTTCTCGTAGTCTTCTCTCAGAGTCCTGA